One bacterium genomic window, TTTTTTATAGTCGCCTATTTGTATTCTCTTTTTATCTCTGCATTCATTCATACCTCCATTGTATTATAATTAACTTTAATTTGTCCAGTAAAAAATGTGGGACATAATCAGCTTTTAGAGGGGTGTCTGCGTTAGCAGACGGGGTGTTTCCCCTTCTTTAAGTCAAAACACCAACCCAAAAACCTTCTTTATCATTCTTTCAGAGCCTCTTCTATAATTCTTTCAATCTCCTTAGGACTTATATCCTTCTTTTCTGGCTTATCATAAACAAATAACAAAGTAATACAACTTTTTTCCTTATCAAGTAAATACAACAAGCGAAAACCCCCACGCTTACCTTTAGCCATATCGCTGCTTTTAAC contains:
- a CDS encoding type II toxin-antitoxin system RelE/ParE family toxin; the encoded protein is MRFEIRFSKPFKRSLHHLEKKYQRIRFDLEGAIEVLLIYPDLGKVIPNTQGVRKLRVKSSDMAKGKRGGFRLLYLLDKEKSCITLLFVYDKPEKKDISPKEIERIIEEALKE